The following proteins are co-located in the Synechococcus sp. PROS-U-1 genome:
- a CDS encoding ATP-dependent DNA ligase encodes MRAFQILFNQLDQVTGTKAKVQALVDHFQAVAPAEAAWALTLLLGKRRRRLITGRRLRDILRDQGGLPDWLIDDCYGQVGDSAETISLLWPAVQERLEASDPGLPSSEGDMALSWWMETLLPAISARSDEEQSNAVIWLWHSTPLDQHFIVNKLLTGGFRVGVSTGLISRAIAEAFDLEESLVMQRLMGGFEPSAERFIQLTASATPDEHCSSGKPYPFYLASPLEPERLRKTSVKDWQLEWKWDGIRGQLIHRGSGVYLWSRGEELVNDSFPELLDIAQALPSGSVLDGELICWHQGEATPLGFDQLQRRLGRKTVGATLKRECPMRFIAYDLLEHESIDIRQKGLRQRQHQLAELLGKIEHPESWRLQQSKSWTLDTWEELDQQRNQARQHNAEGLMLKHVESPYLSGRKRGNWWKHKLDPMTLDAVLLYAQAGSGRRANLFTDYTFGLWTNAEEPQLVTFAKAYSGLNDAEILELDRWIRRNTLQRFGPARSVKAELVFEIGFEGIHPSKRHKSGIAVRFPRILRWRHDKLAEEADRLDTAKGLMSERS; translated from the coding sequence GTGCGTGCCTTTCAGATCCTGTTCAACCAGCTGGATCAGGTCACAGGCACCAAGGCCAAGGTGCAGGCGCTGGTGGATCACTTTCAGGCGGTTGCCCCAGCTGAAGCCGCCTGGGCGCTAACTCTCCTGCTGGGAAAACGCCGCCGGCGCTTGATCACCGGCCGACGTTTGAGGGACATTCTGCGTGACCAAGGCGGGTTGCCGGATTGGCTGATCGACGACTGCTACGGCCAGGTGGGCGACTCAGCAGAAACGATCAGCCTGCTCTGGCCGGCCGTGCAGGAGCGTCTTGAAGCATCGGATCCCGGACTTCCCAGCTCTGAGGGGGACATGGCCCTCAGCTGGTGGATGGAAACGCTTCTCCCTGCCATCAGCGCCAGAAGCGACGAGGAACAATCCAATGCGGTGATCTGGCTCTGGCACAGCACCCCGCTCGACCAGCACTTCATCGTCAACAAGCTGCTTACGGGGGGCTTCCGTGTCGGCGTATCGACAGGCCTGATCAGCCGCGCCATAGCCGAAGCGTTTGATCTCGAAGAAAGTTTGGTGATGCAACGGCTGATGGGCGGGTTTGAGCCCTCTGCCGAGCGTTTCATTCAACTCACCGCCAGCGCGACGCCGGATGAGCACTGCTCCAGTGGCAAGCCCTACCCCTTCTATCTCGCCAGTCCCCTGGAGCCGGAACGGTTGCGGAAGACATCAGTCAAGGATTGGCAACTGGAATGGAAATGGGATGGGATCCGCGGTCAGCTGATTCATCGCGGTTCAGGGGTTTATCTCTGGAGTCGTGGGGAAGAGCTAGTGAACGACAGCTTCCCTGAGCTTCTGGACATCGCCCAGGCCTTGCCGTCGGGCAGCGTTCTGGACGGAGAACTGATCTGCTGGCACCAGGGCGAAGCAACGCCGCTTGGCTTTGATCAGCTGCAACGACGGCTCGGACGCAAAACCGTTGGAGCAACGTTGAAACGGGAATGCCCAATGCGATTCATCGCCTACGACCTGCTGGAACATGAGTCCATCGACATCCGCCAAAAGGGCTTGAGGCAGCGCCAGCATCAGCTGGCTGAGCTACTTGGCAAGATCGAGCATCCCGAGTCGTGGCGATTGCAGCAGAGCAAGTCTTGGACGTTGGACACCTGGGAGGAGCTCGATCAACAACGCAACCAGGCCCGTCAACACAACGCCGAAGGTCTGATGCTCAAACACGTTGAATCTCCCTATCTGAGCGGACGAAAACGCGGCAACTGGTGGAAACACAAACTTGACCCGATGACCCTCGACGCGGTGCTCCTCTATGCCCAGGCAGGCAGTGGACGTCGCGCCAATCTGTTCACTGATTACACCTTTGGCCTCTGGACCAACGCTGAAGAACCGCAACTGGTGACCTTCGCCAAGGCCTATTCCGGCCTGAACGATGCCGAAATCCTTGAGCTGGACCGATGGATCCGTCGGAACACCTTGCAGCGCTTCGGCCCAGCGCGGTCAGTCAAAGCCGAACTGGTGTTTGAAATCGGTTTCGAGGGCATTCATCCCTCCAAGCGCCACAAATCAGGTATCGCAGTTCGCTTCCCGCGCATCCTGCGCTGGCGGCACGACAAGCTAGCCGAGGAGGCAGATCGACTGGACACCGCAAAAGGGCTGATGAGTGAACGGTCTTGA
- a CDS encoding alpha-amylase family glycosyl hydrolase, translating to MTSLQHSDLTKGLFDSPVDFRSEVIYFLIVDRFHDATSDEEERQGVWDRGSKEGLYDKTWTQWGKYWGGNLLGVVEKIPYLKELGVTALWLSPLFEQVDDMQYDRAPMHGYWTKDFKRINPRFLPTGELNSLTNSSTLPQLVDALHANGIKLVLDVVCNHSSPDVNGSKGVVLDDGKPLADFNHDDKGFYYHEGEITDWEDEYQLIHLEMMGLATFNEKNIDYRNYIKSAIQMWLDSGVDALRVDTLKHMPIWFWQEFTTAMKAHKPGLFMFGEYGFSKPWEQRSVEYANNIGMSILDFGLCDGIRFCFSGQEPGGFHQVERVLAYDNVYHHANELVTFIDNHDMPRFLSIVPDSRKLDLALVLLSTLRGVPCLFYGTEQYLNNGTNGGEDPYNRPMMDSWDTSSHSFLLVQALLKLRRSNQALALGSHHTAWINDDFYLFTRNFRDSAVMVMVNKSDHDHVVDAQDIQMPDGTYQCLLTGYPLTIRAGRLFDYTVHGNSAMVISCEGRPVEAPLVVVFQINGFATQPGQSLAIVGDCDELGNWDHANAYGMEYVNDNTWLATVGFHPEQPSLLNYKFIVRQANGEPIVEYLINRRTMLPQSGRIAIDCFWNSNN from the coding sequence ATGACGAGCCTGCAGCACTCCGATCTCACCAAAGGTCTCTTCGATTCCCCGGTGGATTTCCGTTCGGAAGTGATTTACTTCCTGATTGTGGATCGTTTTCACGATGCCACAAGCGATGAGGAAGAGCGGCAGGGCGTCTGGGATAGAGGCTCTAAGGAAGGTCTATACGACAAGACTTGGACGCAATGGGGGAAGTACTGGGGCGGCAATCTTCTCGGTGTTGTAGAGAAGATTCCATATCTTAAAGAGCTTGGAGTTACGGCTCTTTGGCTCTCACCTTTGTTTGAGCAGGTGGATGATATGCAATATGATCGTGCACCAATGCACGGTTATTGGACGAAGGATTTTAAGCGAATTAACCCAAGATTTTTGCCGACTGGGGAGTTGAATAGTCTCACTAACTCCTCAACATTGCCTCAGCTTGTTGATGCGCTTCACGCCAATGGGATCAAGTTGGTTCTTGATGTTGTCTGCAATCATAGTTCGCCTGATGTGAATGGTTCGAAGGGTGTTGTGCTGGATGACGGCAAGCCTCTTGCTGATTTTAATCATGACGATAAAGGCTTTTATTACCATGAGGGAGAAATTACGGACTGGGAAGATGAGTATCAGTTGATCCATCTGGAGATGATGGGTCTGGCGACATTTAATGAGAAAAATATTGACTACCGCAACTACATCAAGTCTGCGATTCAAATGTGGCTTGATTCTGGAGTGGATGCGCTACGGGTGGACACCCTGAAGCACATGCCGATCTGGTTCTGGCAAGAGTTCACCACGGCCATGAAGGCTCATAAGCCGGGTTTGTTCATGTTTGGTGAATATGGATTCAGTAAACCTTGGGAGCAGCGCTCCGTTGAATACGCCAACAATATTGGGATGTCGATTCTTGACTTCGGCCTATGCGATGGCATTCGTTTCTGCTTCTCAGGGCAAGAGCCAGGTGGTTTTCATCAGGTTGAGAGGGTTCTTGCCTACGACAATGTTTATCACCATGCCAACGAATTGGTGACCTTCATCGACAACCACGATATGCCACGGTTCCTGTCAATTGTTCCGGATTCACGAAAGTTGGATTTGGCGCTGGTGCTGTTGTCGACACTGCGTGGTGTTCCTTGCCTCTTTTATGGCACGGAGCAGTATCTCAATAATGGGACCAATGGCGGTGAGGATCCGTACAACCGCCCCATGATGGACTCCTGGGATACCAGCAGCCATTCCTTTTTGTTGGTGCAGGCATTGCTCAAGCTGCGCCGTAGCAACCAAGCTCTTGCCCTTGGTTCGCATCACACGGCATGGATCAATGATGACTTCTATCTTTTTACCAGGAATTTCCGTGATTCAGCTGTGATGGTGATGGTCAATAAGAGCGATCATGATCATGTTGTTGACGCTCAAGATATTCAAATGCCAGATGGAACCTATCAATGCCTGCTCACTGGTTATCCACTTACCATCCGGGCAGGGCGGCTCTTCGACTACACGGTGCATGGCAATTCGGCCATGGTGATCAGTTGTGAGGGCAGACCTGTCGAAGCACCTTTGGTGGTCGTGTTCCAGATCAACGGATTTGCTACACAGCCCGGTCAGTCACTCGCGATCGTCGGTGATTGTGATGAACTCGGCAATTGGGATCATGCCAATGCCTACGGCATGGAATATGTCAATGACAACACCTGGCTGGCCACCGTTGGTTTTCATCCTGAGCAGCCTTCCCTGCTCAACTACAAATTCATTGTGCGTCAGGCCAATGGAGAACCGATTGTTGAGTATCTGATCAACCGACGCACCATGCTTCCTCAAAGCGGCCGGATTGCTATCGACTGCTTCTGGAACAGCAACAACTGA
- a CDS encoding ligase-associated DNA damage response DEXH box helicase, with translation MESLQPVVDWFERQGWEPMPFQRQTWEAYLAGRSGLIQVPTGSGKTFAAVMGPIARMLADDQSLKGIRLLYITPLRALSRDLTLAIREPIEAMGWPLRVGIRNGDSSSSERTKQLKAPPQILVTTPESLALLLSNAKAEELFGQLQTVILDEWHELMGSKRGSQTELCLSWLRQLRPKLQTWAISATIGNINEAARHALGTTGEPQLIGGAPARSTEIQSILPETIDGFPWAGHLGLRMYEELVARLNPGISTLLFTNTRNQSERWHQCLRFACPEMEEGLALHHSAIDRSEREAIEASVKAGSIRWVVCTSSLDLGVDFQPVEQVVQIGSPKNLARLLQRAGRSAHVPGGTSQVLFMPTNALELLELSAVRRGLAAGLVEQRKPPKAPLDVLLQHLTGLACGPGFNPEQTLQAVRSCEAYADLSQDDWDWCMLFLEQGGECLGAYPRYRKLEWDATSQRYRVRENAIARLHRLNVGTITAAPAITVRFVRGAVLGHVEETFISQLKPKDVFFFSGRQLEFVRLRDMTAYVKVSTKKTRTVPAWAGGQMALSDLLTHHLRLEVDRASRGDLDNAELQALKPLFERQQDLSVLPTVGQLLIETCRTREGTHLFAYPFEGRFVHEGIGFLWASRLTHLERGTITVSVNDYGFELLAPKSYPMAELLEDHIDLLLGRQQLERDLKNALNLSELQRRRFRAIAQIAGLMNRGFPGSSKSTGQLQISASLLFDVFSRHEPQNRLLLQAQQEVLDDQLEISRLKAALERAANQEWLHVETPRPSPLAFPLLVERLNNRMSNESVLERVQRMRDEAIRREE, from the coding sequence GTGGAAAGCCTCCAACCCGTTGTCGACTGGTTTGAGCGGCAGGGCTGGGAGCCCATGCCCTTTCAGCGCCAGACCTGGGAGGCCTACCTCGCAGGACGCAGCGGTTTGATTCAAGTGCCCACAGGGTCCGGCAAAACCTTCGCGGCCGTCATGGGACCCATTGCGCGGATGTTGGCGGACGATCAGTCATTGAAGGGAATACGCCTGCTGTACATCACCCCATTGCGCGCCTTGAGCCGCGATTTGACGCTGGCGATCAGAGAACCGATCGAGGCGATGGGTTGGCCACTTCGGGTTGGCATCCGCAATGGCGACAGCAGCAGCAGCGAACGCACCAAGCAACTCAAAGCCCCACCACAGATCCTGGTCACCACACCGGAATCTCTTGCTCTTCTCCTTAGCAATGCCAAGGCTGAGGAGCTGTTCGGTCAGCTCCAGACGGTGATCCTCGACGAATGGCATGAATTGATGGGCAGCAAACGGGGCAGCCAGACGGAACTGTGCCTGAGCTGGTTGCGCCAGCTCAGGCCCAAGCTCCAGACCTGGGCCATCAGTGCCACCATCGGCAACATCAATGAGGCAGCACGCCACGCGCTTGGAACAACCGGGGAACCGCAGCTGATCGGAGGGGCCCCCGCGCGCAGCACGGAGATTCAGAGCATCCTCCCGGAAACGATCGATGGTTTTCCCTGGGCCGGGCACCTCGGGCTGCGGATGTACGAAGAGCTTGTGGCCCGCCTGAATCCCGGGATCAGCACGTTGCTGTTCACCAACACCCGCAATCAGTCGGAGCGTTGGCACCAATGCCTGCGCTTTGCCTGCCCCGAGATGGAGGAGGGATTGGCCCTTCACCACAGCGCCATCGATCGCAGCGAGCGGGAAGCCATCGAGGCCTCCGTGAAAGCCGGCAGCATTCGTTGGGTTGTGTGCACCAGCTCCCTGGATCTGGGAGTCGACTTCCAACCGGTGGAACAGGTTGTGCAGATCGGAAGCCCCAAGAATCTGGCGCGACTGCTGCAGCGGGCGGGGCGATCAGCTCACGTGCCAGGCGGAACGTCTCAGGTTCTTTTCATGCCCACCAACGCGCTGGAGCTGCTTGAACTCAGTGCTGTCCGTCGGGGACTCGCTGCAGGTCTGGTGGAACAACGCAAACCTCCGAAAGCACCCTTGGATGTGCTTCTGCAGCACCTCACAGGCCTGGCCTGCGGCCCTGGCTTCAATCCCGAGCAGACGTTGCAGGCCGTGCGGAGCTGTGAGGCCTATGCCGATCTGAGCCAGGACGACTGGGACTGGTGCATGTTGTTTCTGGAGCAGGGCGGGGAATGCCTTGGGGCCTATCCCCGCTACCGAAAGCTCGAGTGGGACGCGACGAGCCAGCGCTACAGGGTTCGAGAGAACGCCATCGCACGTCTGCACCGTCTCAACGTCGGGACGATCACCGCCGCACCAGCAATCACGGTTCGTTTTGTGCGGGGTGCTGTCCTTGGCCATGTGGAGGAGACCTTCATCAGCCAGCTGAAGCCGAAGGATGTGTTCTTCTTCTCCGGACGTCAGCTGGAATTTGTACGCCTCCGCGACATGACCGCCTACGTGAAGGTGAGCACAAAAAAAACGCGCACCGTTCCCGCCTGGGCTGGTGGACAGATGGCGCTCTCCGATCTGCTCACCCATCACCTCCGTCTGGAAGTGGACCGCGCCAGTCGCGGGGATCTCGATAATGCCGAATTACAGGCGCTGAAGCCCCTGTTTGAACGACAGCAGGATCTGTCCGTGCTCCCGACAGTTGGACAGCTGTTGATCGAAACGTGCCGAACCCGGGAGGGAACGCATCTATTCGCGTACCCCTTCGAAGGCCGGTTCGTGCATGAAGGGATCGGCTTTCTCTGGGCCTCGCGGCTGACTCATCTGGAACGCGGCACGATCACCGTGTCTGTGAACGACTACGGCTTTGAGTTGTTGGCACCCAAGAGCTACCCGATGGCGGAACTGCTGGAGGACCACATTGATCTGCTGCTCGGTCGACAACAACTGGAGCGTGATCTGAAAAACGCACTGAATCTCTCCGAGCTGCAACGGCGACGCTTCCGCGCCATCGCCCAGATCGCTGGCCTGATGAACCGCGGATTCCCTGGATCCAGCAAGAGCACCGGTCAACTTCAGATCAGTGCGTCACTGCTCTTCGATGTGTTCAGCCGTCATGAACCGCAAAACCGGTTGCTGCTTCAAGCACAACAGGAGGTGCTCGACGATCAGTTGGAGATCTCACGACTGAAGGCGGCTTTGGAGCGTGCTGCAAACCAGGAATGGCTGCATGTTGAAACCCCACGGCCCAGCCCGCTGGCCTTTCCGCTGCTGGTTGAACGCCTCAACAACCGGATGAGCAATGAATCCGTTTTGGAGCGGGTTCAGCGCATGCGAGACGAGGCCATTCGCAGAGAGGAGTAG
- a CDS encoding DUF3104 domain-containing protein: MSVDCSGLTVKAEAPFLHVQPGHFVIVGGSNVEQGDWWMGQIIFCEGSPRQPKLPSLFQVADVDTGVIKWINADEVSDVIWSMDGWPAFTPIHEGKVQG; encoded by the coding sequence ATGTCTGTTGACTGCAGCGGCCTCACTGTTAAGGCTGAGGCTCCTTTTCTCCACGTTCAGCCCGGTCACTTCGTGATCGTTGGCGGAAGCAATGTCGAACAGGGGGATTGGTGGATGGGGCAGATTATTTTTTGTGAGGGGAGTCCGCGCCAGCCCAAGCTCCCGTCCTTGTTTCAAGTAGCTGATGTTGATACTGGCGTCATCAAGTGGATCAACGCTGATGAGGTGTCAGACGTGATCTGGTCAATGGATGGATGGCCTGCCTTCACCCCGATCCATGAAGGCAAGGTGCAGGGCTGA
- a CDS encoding serine protease produces MSTYFDDNQYPGTATVYIEAGWGNQVASGSGAIMGNNDVLTASHVIYSKRFGGRPDWIRVYPSYHPEERAQGTSVFYEPLMYQYFTEFDPDGDKLIIFGDRNIGSKQGAELDLALLSFNQDIGKTYGRFGWISDFSYGPIQKLGYPSKYGRKLVYDNANLEYDPIDNSINIYNKLEANPGDSGGPLYGYFYNEKHPRVVGVVSTTGAGTGIKGHYDWLKRMTNKNDDLIGKRKADFLYATRGADRLSGERENYNQYVFSKETASTWSSSSVDAIINYRAGDHISFNGLIYDRDIKKADKSFRSLTNRSLRSTAGKYSIGSNQGVAVPENDPNYRQWLRTGKKYFEPYEINAMYIRSNRSTLLIVNDGNEGFDMSTDSIIQLVNFKPSRKNPITII; encoded by the coding sequence ATGTCAACGTACTTCGATGATAATCAATATCCAGGAACAGCGACTGTCTATATCGAGGCGGGATGGGGGAATCAGGTGGCATCCGGCAGCGGTGCGATCATGGGCAACAATGATGTACTCACAGCCTCCCATGTGATCTACAGCAAAAGATTCGGGGGAAGACCTGATTGGATCCGTGTTTATCCTTCCTACCATCCCGAAGAAAGAGCACAAGGAACCTCAGTATTTTACGAACCTTTGATGTATCAATATTTCACTGAATTCGACCCTGATGGTGATAAACTCATTATTTTTGGCGATAGAAATATTGGCTCCAAGCAGGGTGCAGAATTAGATCTAGCTCTACTTAGCTTCAACCAAGACATCGGAAAGACGTATGGAAGGTTCGGTTGGATCAGTGACTTCAGCTACGGCCCAATCCAAAAACTTGGCTATCCAAGCAAATACGGCCGGAAGCTCGTGTACGACAATGCCAATCTGGAATACGATCCGATCGATAACTCGATCAATATTTACAACAAGCTAGAGGCCAACCCGGGTGACTCAGGTGGCCCATTGTACGGGTATTTCTACAATGAAAAACATCCCAGGGTTGTTGGTGTTGTCTCAACCACAGGCGCAGGAACAGGCATCAAAGGCCATTACGACTGGCTCAAAAGAATGACGAACAAGAACGATGACTTGATCGGAAAACGAAAGGCCGACTTCCTCTACGCCACAAGAGGTGCCGATCGATTGAGCGGAGAGAGAGAGAACTACAATCAGTATGTTTTCAGCAAGGAAACTGCTTCAACATGGAGTTCCAGCTCAGTGGATGCAATTATTAATTACAGAGCAGGGGATCACATCAGTTTCAATGGACTGATTTACGATAGAGACATCAAAAAGGCAGATAAGTCATTCAGAAGCCTAACCAATAGATCCCTGAGATCGACAGCCGGCAAGTACTCCATTGGATCAAACCAAGGTGTCGCTGTTCCTGAAAATGACCCGAATTATCGACAATGGCTCAGAACAGGAAAAAAATATTTTGAACCCTACGAAATTAACGCGATGTACATTCGCAGCAACCGATCAACCTTATTGATCGTCAACGATGGAAACGAGGGATTTGACATGAGTACAGATTCAATCATCCAGTTGGTTAATTTCAAGCCATCTCGGAAAAATCCAATAACAATCATCTAA
- a CDS encoding DUF1543 domain-containing protein, with the protein MSTAKKLFLVVLGGRCKGCHIEQHDVRWVVGETIEATLPTLRREWIGLSRGLHIDSYRCIDHVDGHRVEVVEQALDPSSSDGVRLWFINLGAYDPTTMAEQHDFGVIAARSSASAKAKARQRWLRGQEQVHKDDLHSVQMDSAMDDLLPIQGNGQWYLKLTADSRVEEPPAHPDWYGYWKI; encoded by the coding sequence ATGAGCACCGCAAAGAAACTGTTTCTGGTGGTGCTGGGGGGACGTTGTAAGGGGTGCCACATCGAACAGCACGATGTGCGATGGGTGGTAGGTGAAACGATTGAAGCCACGCTTCCCACACTGCGCCGGGAATGGATCGGTCTTAGCCGTGGCTTGCACATCGACAGCTATCGGTGCATCGACCACGTGGATGGACACCGGGTGGAGGTGGTTGAGCAAGCACTGGATCCATCCAGTTCTGATGGAGTGCGTCTCTGGTTCATCAACCTGGGGGCCTATGACCCCACGACCATGGCTGAACAGCACGATTTTGGCGTGATCGCGGCGCGTTCATCAGCGTCAGCGAAGGCGAAGGCACGCCAACGTTGGCTGAGAGGACAGGAACAAGTGCACAAGGATGACCTTCACAGCGTTCAGATGGACAGCGCAATGGATGATCTTCTACCGATCCAAGGCAATGGCCAATGGTATTTAAAACTCACAGCTGATTCCAGGGTTGAAGAACCACCAGCACATCCCGACTGGTATGGGTACTGGAAAATTTAA
- a CDS encoding adenylosuccinate lyase, with product MTTPVPGLFWTPYADWIYTVVSLSGLVLITWLVLGRSSGT from the coding sequence ATGACAACCCCTGTTCCGGGACTGTTCTGGACGCCTTACGCCGATTGGATCTACACCGTTGTGAGCCTGAGTGGTCTCGTGCTGATCACCTGGTTGGTTCTGGGCCGCAGCAGTGGCACCTGA
- a CDS encoding triacylglycerol lipase, whose amino-acid sequence MPGASRLSQPVVIFGGFLITEEAYRPLAGWIQQATGAPVRIVPVSKLDWLATSWGFGWTRLLDRLDASVRELQSNSPTGRVTLIGHSSGGVMLRPYLVDQTFLGRCFDGATRCNRLITLGSPHQAVRATPLRARVDRAFPGCPVADRVDYVAVAGRLDPLGSNASTFSARSARRSYRQIMGDADLEGDGLVPIQSALLRGARWIELPDTAHGGLFGQSWYGSPDRIDAWWSQLGD is encoded by the coding sequence TTGCCCGGCGCGTCCCGCCTCTCCCAGCCCGTCGTTATTTTCGGCGGTTTTCTGATAACTGAGGAGGCTTATCGCCCCCTCGCCGGTTGGATTCAGCAAGCCACTGGCGCTCCAGTGCGCATCGTTCCCGTGTCCAAATTGGATTGGTTGGCAACGAGCTGGGGATTCGGCTGGACTCGCCTGCTGGACCGTCTCGACGCTTCAGTGCGCGAGCTTCAAAGCAACTCGCCCACAGGGCGCGTCACCTTGATCGGTCACAGTTCCGGAGGGGTGATGTTGCGTCCGTATTTGGTTGATCAGACCTTTCTGGGACGCTGCTTCGATGGTGCGACCCGATGCAACCGCCTGATCACCCTCGGCAGTCCTCATCAGGCTGTGCGAGCCACTCCACTTCGGGCCCGAGTGGATCGTGCGTTCCCCGGTTGTCCTGTCGCCGATCGGGTGGATTACGTGGCCGTTGCAGGTCGACTTGATCCACTGGGATCCAACGCATCAACCTTTTCAGCCCGCAGTGCCCGCCGCAGTTATCGCCAGATCATGGGTGACGCGGATCTTGAGGGCGATGGTCTGGTTCCAATCCAGTCGGCCCTGCTTCGTGGTGCCCGATGGATTGAGCTGCCCGATACGGCCCATGGAGGATTGTTCGGACAAAGCTGGTATGGCTCGCCGGATCGAATTGACGCCTGGTGGTCGCAGTTGGGTGATTGA
- a CDS encoding methyltransferase domain-containing protein codes for MTVVPVLEDSQRFKLDSSDDAIFYNEPRFVHHLDAGFRARLTTLYRERIPPCAQVLDLMSSWVSHLPDDVSYDKVTGHGLNRDELKANPRLDQHWVQNLNKEQTLPVEAESIDATLIVAGWQYLQQPEPIAAELLRITRPRGQVIVAFSNRMFFTKAPQVWTDGDDGDHLRYVAEVLMAQGWPKPEVIAEDTRAEGVMGLFGGKGDPFFAVVAQKPLQ; via the coding sequence ATGACGGTTGTTCCTGTGCTCGAGGATTCCCAGCGGTTCAAGTTGGATTCCTCGGATGACGCGATCTTTTACAACGAGCCTCGCTTCGTTCACCATCTGGATGCGGGTTTTCGGGCCCGACTGACGACCCTCTACCGAGAGCGCATCCCCCCTTGCGCACAGGTGCTGGATCTAATGAGCAGCTGGGTCAGCCATCTGCCGGACGACGTCAGCTACGACAAGGTGACCGGCCATGGCCTCAATCGTGATGAGCTGAAAGCCAATCCACGTTTGGATCAGCACTGGGTTCAGAACCTGAACAAGGAGCAGACCCTGCCTGTGGAGGCTGAATCCATCGATGCCACCCTCATCGTTGCCGGTTGGCAATACCTCCAGCAGCCTGAGCCGATCGCGGCTGAGCTGTTGCGGATCACCCGACCCAGGGGGCAGGTGATCGTCGCGTTTTCCAATCGGATGTTCTTCACCAAGGCTCCGCAGGTCTGGACCGATGGCGATGACGGCGATCATCTCCGTTATGTCGCTGAGGTGTTGATGGCACAGGGTTGGCCCAAGCCCGAGGTCATTGCTGAAGACACACGAGCCGAAGGCGTGATGGGGTTGTTCGGTGGCAAAGGGGATCCCTTCTTTGCGGTCGTGGCTCAGAAACCTCTCCAGTAA
- a CDS encoding chlorophyll a/b-binding protein yields the protein MSRPAFTYEEPERFGESLTTARPWNRSALTHVERLNGRVAMLGFAAAVVVEKLTGMGIAGQLGAVLRWYLQLG from the coding sequence ATGAGCCGGCCAGCTTTTACCTACGAAGAACCGGAGCGCTTCGGCGAGTCGCTGACCACGGCACGTCCCTGGAACCGCTCCGCGCTGACCCATGTGGAGCGCCTGAATGGCCGTGTGGCCATGCTTGGGTTCGCTGCTGCTGTGGTGGTTGAAAAGCTGACCGGAATGGGCATTGCTGGTCAGCTTGGTGCCGTTTTGCGTTGGTATTTGCAGTTGGGTTGA
- a CDS encoding NUDIX hydrolase: protein MKPAVALAMLQREGRWLLQLRDDIDSIIYPGHWGLFGGHLDLGETATEAVHRELQEEINWSPPVPLKPWFSDDSGNREAHVFRGTLNVPLNQLQLKEGQEMKLVSLSELVRESIWSERQQELRPVAPRLSIVVDRLLQEGHDH from the coding sequence ATGAAGCCCGCCGTTGCTCTGGCGATGCTTCAGCGGGAGGGCCGATGGCTACTCCAGCTTCGAGACGACATCGACTCGATCATCTATCCGGGGCACTGGGGGCTGTTTGGCGGCCATCTCGATCTTGGTGAAACAGCCACAGAGGCCGTGCACCGCGAACTGCAGGAGGAGATCAACTGGTCTCCACCCGTACCGCTCAAACCGTGGTTCAGCGACGACAGCGGCAATCGAGAGGCCCATGTGTTCCGCGGCACCCTCAACGTTCCTTTGAACCAACTGCAGTTGAAAGAAGGACAGGAAATGAAGCTGGTCTCCCTGAGCGAACTGGTCCGTGAATCCATCTGGAGTGAGCGGCAGCAGGAGCTACGGCCCGTCGCTCCACGCCTGTCCATCGTGGTCGATCGGTTGCTGCAGGAGGGCCATGACCACTGA